From a single Capsicum annuum cultivar UCD-10X-F1 chromosome 12, UCD10Xv1.1, whole genome shotgun sequence genomic region:
- the LOC107849232 gene encoding uncharacterized protein LOC107849232, translating into MDERAKAMGHHEVCRTFEVAFILHLMGDVLAIINELNKYLQKKEQDVTNAMLLVEVAKRRLQVLRDDEWNSLIDNVSLFCDKHDILIPNFEDLYVSSLRSRRRLADYIVLHHYRIEVFCNIIDWQLQKLNDRFGEVITDLLHEIASSNSVNLFSIFDIKKIMRITELYPDDFDEFNMGILENQLVSYIVDARDVYERFYDLNGLCDLSKRLVQTKKHSNYLLIFFLVKLVLLLPVATTSFYFYQLPQHPLKELFRQ; encoded by the coding sequence ATGGATGAAAGAGCCAAGGCAATGGGACATCATGAAGTTTGTCGAACATTTGAGGTTGCGTTCATATTACATTTGATGGGAGATGTTTTGGCTATCATAAATGAGCTtaacaaatatttacaaaaaaaggAGCAAGATGTTACAAATGCCATGCTACTTGTTGAAGTAGCAAAGAGAAGGTTGCAAGTTTTAAGGGATGATGAATGGAATTCTCTTATTGATAATGTATCTCTATTTTGTGACAAACATGATATTTTGATACCTAACTTTGAGGATCTATATGTTAGCTCTTTAAGATCCCGCCGAAGACTTGCCGATTATATAGTTTTACATCATTACCGCATTGAAGTGTTTTGCAATATTATTGATTGGCAACTTCAAAAACTGAATGATCGTTTTGGTGAGGTGATAACTGATTTGCTTCATGAAATTGCTTCTTCGAATTCAGTTaacttattttcaatttttgacattaaaaaaataatgagaataacTGAATTATATCCagatgattttgatgaatttaatatGGGTATTCTTGAGAATCAACTTGTAAGTTACATTGTTGATGCTCGTGATGTTTATGAAAGATTCTACGATTTGAATGGGCTTTGTGATCTTTCCAAAAGATTAGTTCAGACAAAGAAACATTCAAATTATCTTCTGATATTCTTCTTAGTGAAACTTGTTTTACTTCTACCAGTTGCCACAACATCGTTTTACTTCTACCAGTTGCCACAACATCCGTTGAAAGAGCTTTTCCGACAATGA